One Rosa chinensis cultivar Old Blush chromosome 5, RchiOBHm-V2, whole genome shotgun sequence genomic region harbors:
- the LOC112166531 gene encoding DNA replication licensing factor MCM3 gives MDISEEVRAAHRRELTTFLEDGTYMDDIKAVLNRKDRRLIVNISDLHSYGDLGNRILRNPSDYMQAFNDAATEVASKIDPKYLKSGDQLLVGFNGPFVSRGVTPRDLLSEYIGSMVSVRGIVTKCSLVRPKVVKSVHFCPTTGNFMTREYRDITSNMGLPTGTVYPTRDENGNLLVTEYGLCKYKDHQTLSMQEVPENSAPGQLPRTVDVIVEDDLVDKCKPGDRVAVVGIYKALPGKSKGSVNGVFRTVLIANNVTQLNKEAQSPQYSAEDLTNIKKIAERDDAFDLLGNSLAPSIYGHSWIKKAVILLMLGGVEKNLKNGTHLRGDINMMMVGDPSVAKSQLLRAIMNIAPLAISTTGRGSSGVGLTAAVTSDQETGERRLEAGAMVLADRGVVCIDEFDKMNDQDRVAIHEVMEQQTVTIAKAGIHASLNARCSVVAAANPIYGSYDRSLTPTKNIGLPDSLLSRFDLLFIVLDQMDPDIDRQVSEHVLRMHRYRSASGGEAMLDANSGYGGEDEIDNDSTVFVKYNRMLHGKKTSRGQKRDTLTIKFLKKYIHYAKHRIQPDLTDEASEQIATAYAELRDASSNAKTGGTLPITARTLETIIRLSTAHAKLKLSRKVTKSDVEAALKVLNFAIYHKELTDMEEREQEREMERNGRDVHRSGENDGSRNRTANRDGATIDAMEIDDPPTQSATNISSDRKEAFNSLFGGHMREKRLDSISIEDIEMAVNERADSPYSRAEIIVLLEKLQEDNRVMIADGTVVMIS, from the exons ATGGACATCAGCGAAGAAGTCAGGGCCGCTCACCGCCGAGAGCTCACTACCTTCTTGGAAGATGGA ACGTACATGGACGACATCAAGGCCGTCCTCAACCGCAAGGACCGCCGCCTCATCGTCAACATCTCCGATCTCCACTCCTACGGCGACCTCGGCAACAG GATTCTGAGAAATCCGAGTGATTATATGCAAGCGTTTAACGATGCGGCCACGGAGGTCGCCAGCAAGATCGATCctaagtacttgaagtcagggGATCAGCTTCTTGTGGGGTTTAATGGCCCCTTTGTATCTCGCGGCGTCACGCCGAGAGATCTGCTCTCTGAGTACATTGGATCCATGGTTTCGGTTCGAGGCATTGTCACCAAAT GTTCTCTTGTGAGGCCAAAAGTTGTTAAGAGTGTTCATTTCTGCCCTACAACCGGAAACTTTATGACTCGTGAATACCGAGACATTACATCCAACATGGGTTTGCCTACAGGAACAGTTTATCCCACCAGG GATGAAAATGGCAACTTATTGGTGACTGAGTATGGATTGTGCAAATACAAAGATCATCAGACTTTGTCAATGCAAGAAGTGCCTGAAAACTCTGCTCCTGGTCAGCTTCCACGAACAGTGGATGTCATAGTTGAGGATGACTTGGTAGATAAGTGCAAGCCAGGAGATCGTGTGGCTGTTGTAGGGATTTACAAAGCTCTTCCTGGTAAAAGTAAGGGAAGTGTGAACGGAGTATTCAG GACGGTTCTCATAGCTAACAATGTTACCCAGCTCAACAAAGAGGCACAATCACCCCAGTACAGTGCTGAAGACCTGACGAATATAAAAAAGATAGCAGAGAGAGATGATGCATTTGACCTGCTTGGCAATTCACTTGCACCTTCTATTTATGGACATTCATGGATAAAGAAGGCAGTGATACTATTAATGCTTGGTGGAGTAGAAAAGAACTTAAAAAATGGCACCCACTTACGAGG TGACATTAACATGATGATGGTTGGTGATCCTTCTGTTGCCAAGTCTCAACTTTTGAGAGCAATTATGAATATTGCTCCATTGGCAATATCAACTACTGGCCGGGGTTCTTCTGGTGTTGGTTTGACAGCTGCTGTTACTTCAGATCAAGAGACAG GAGAGAGAAGGCTAGAAGCTGGTGCCATGGTTCTTGCTGATCGCGGTGTTGTCTGTATTGATGAATTTGACAAAATGAATGATCAAGATCGCGTTGCCATACATGAAGTTATGGAACAGCAGACTGTTACTATTGCCAAAGCTGGAATCCATGCATCTCTCAACGCGCGGTGCAGTGTGGTGGCTGCTGCAAATCCCATATATGGCTCT TATGATCGTTCATTGACACCAACAAAGAATATCGGACTTCCAGACTCTTTGCTTTCTCGTTTTGATTTGCTGTTTATTGTATTGGATCAAATGGATCCTGATATTGACCGTCAAGTCTCAGAGCATGTATTGCGTATGCACCGGTATCGTTCTGCATCTGGAG GTGAAGCAATGCTTGATGCGAACTCAGGATATGGAGGAGAAGATGAAATTGATAACGACTCCACTGTATTTGTCAAGTATAACCGGATGCTTCATGGAAAGAAAACATCTAGGGGTCAGAAGCGCGATACCCTCACAATCAAGTTTCTAAAGAAGTACATCCATTATGCAAAGCATAGGATTCAACCTGATCTGACTGATGAG GCATCTGAACAAATTGCAACAGCATATGCAGAACTCAGAGATGCCAGTTCAAATGCAAAG ACTGGAGGAACACTTCCAATTACTGCCAGAACCTTGGAAACAATCATTCGTCTCTCAACAGCTCATGCAAAATTGAAGTTGAGCAGAAAG GTTACAAAATCTGATGTTGAAGCTGCTCTTAAAGTTTTAAACTTCGCAATATATCACAAGGAGTTGACTGACATGGAGGAACGGGAGCAAGAAAGAGAAATGGAGAGGAATGGCAGGGATGTTCATCGTTCAGGTGAAAATGATGGGTCTCGCAATAGAACTGCTAATAGAGATGG TGCAACAATTGATGCGATGGAAATAGATGACCCTCCTACCCAATCTGCTACTAATATTTCTTCTGATAG AAAAGAAgcatttaattctttatttgggGGGCATATGCGAGAAAAGCGCTTGGATAGCATATCCATTGAGGATATTGAGATGGCTGTCAATGAAAGAGCAGATTCCCCGTACTCAAGGGCAGAGATAATAGTCCTGTTAGAG AAACTTCAAGAGGATAACAGAGTGATGATAGCTGATGGAACAGTGGTTATGATCTCATAA
- the LOC112167185 gene encoding uncharacterized protein At2g34460, chloroplastic, with translation MAAPLPLILRNPSSLLAPIPTNPPLRLPNTHSQSHHYSPLSTTKPFSVISLSSSSTTRPLFPILNSSKMEGSETTGNEITEEVTETTTEATSVNGLKKIFVAGATGSTGKRIVEQLLARGYGVKAGVRDLEKAKTSLPSNNPALEIVKADVTEGSAKLAEAISNDSEAVICATGFSYGWDVFAPWKVDNFGTVNLVDACRKVGVKRFILVSSILVNGASMGQILNPAYIFLNIFGLTLIAKLQAENYIRKSGINYTIIRPGGLRNEPPTGNLVMEPEDTLSGGTISRDLVAEVAVEALVTPEASYKVVEIVSSADAPKRTYKELFGSVKQR, from the exons ATGGCAGCTCCGCTGCCTCTCATTCTCAGAAACCCTTCTTCTCTCTTAGCTCCGATCCCGACGAACCCTCCTCTCCGTCTCCCCAACACTCACTCCCAGAGCCACCACTACTCCCCTCTCTCCACAACCAAACCCTTTTCCGTCATTtcactctcctcctcctccactacCAGGCCCTTATTCCCCATCCTTAACTCCTCTAAG ATGGAAGGGAGTGAAACCACTGGGAATGAAATCACAGAGGAAGTTACTGAGACCACAACTGAAGCAACAAGTGTGAATGGTTTGAAGAAGATTTTTGTGGCTGGTGCTACTGGGAGCACTGGTAAAAGAATTGTTGAGCAGTTACTGGCTAGGGGTTATGGAGTAAAAGCTGGAGTTCGGGACTTGGAAAAAGCCAAAACTAGTCTTCCAAGCAACAACCCAGCTCTTGAAATT GTGAAAGCAGATGTGACAGAGGGTTCTGCGAAGTTGGCAGAAGCAATTAGTAATGATTCGGAAGCTGTGATTTGCGCCACGGGGTTTAGCTATGGATGGGATGTGTTTGCTCCATGGAAG GTTGATAATTTTGGGACAGTTAACCTTGTCGATGCATGCCGTAAAGTTGGTGTGAAGAGGTTTATTCTGGTCAGTTCCATTTTAGTCAATGGAGCATCAATGGGGCAGATTCTCAATCCGGCTTACATTTTTCTTAATATATTTGGACTCACTTTAATCGCAAAGCTTCAGGCAGAGAATTATATCAGGAAGTCTGGTATAAACTACACAATAATAAGGCCTGGCGGGTTGAGAAATGAACCTCCAACAGGGAATCTTGTGATGGAGCCAGAG GACACTCTATCTGGAGGCACCATCTCCAGGGATCTGGTTGCGGAAGTAGCTGTTGAGGCATTGGTCACTCCTGAAGCATCTTACAAGGTAGTTGAGATAGTTTCCAGTGCTGATGCCCCCAAGCGTACATACAAGGAACTATTTGGTTCGGTTAAGCAACGGTGA
- the LOC112165934 gene encoding endochitinase EP3, with protein MTIRTKSLFFTILGLAFVAQIAIAQNCGCAANLCCSEFGYCGTSKAYCGKGCQAGPCTTTTPTPTTNGDSVANIVTTKFFNGIINQAAANCAGKSFYTRQAFLNALGSYRNFGTSGSAEKNKQEIAAFFAQVTHETGHFCYIEEINRGTYCKRSTDYPCNPQKKYYGRGPLQLTWNYNYGAAGKAIGFDGLNSPEKVASDPVVAFKASLWFWMNNVHSVLSQGFGATTRAINSGECGGGAPNKVQARINYYKQYCTQLNVSPGDNLYC; from the exons ATGACAATTAGGACAAAATCCCTCTTTTTCACCATCCTAGGCCTAGCATTTGTAGCCCAAATTGCAATAGCTCAAAACTGCGGGTGTGCCGCCAACCTGTGTTGCAGCGAATTTGGTTATTGCGGCACCAGCAAGGCCTACTGCGGCAAGGGTTGTCAAGCAGGACCTTGTACTACCACCACGCCTACACCAACTACTAACGGTGACTCGGTGGCGAACATTGTGACCACTAAATTCTTTAATGGGATTATTAACCAGGCTGCCGCTAACTGTGCCGGGAAGAGCTTCTACACCAGACAGGCTTTTCTCAATGCCCTCGGCTCTTACCGCAATTTTGGTACCAGCGGTTCCGCTGAAAAGAATAAGCAGGAGATTGCAGCTTTCTTTGCTCAGGTCACTCATGAGACTGGCC ATTTTTGCTACATAGAAGAGATAAATCGCGGAACCTACTGCAAGAGAAGTACAGACTACCCATGCAACCCTCAAAAGAAGTACTATGGGCGAGGACCACTCCAACTCACCTGGAACTACAATTACGGAGCTGCCGGAAAAGCTATTGGCTTTGACGGCTTAAACTCCCCTGAAAAGGTGGCTTCAGACCCTGTGGTGGCGTTCAAGGCGAGCTTATGGTTTTGGATGAACAATGTTCACTCTGTTCTAAGCCAAGGATTTGGAGCCACAACTCGAGCCATCAACAGTGGGGAATGTGGTGGCGGAGCCCCAAATAAAGTTCAAGCTCGCATCAACTATTACAAGCAGTATTGCACCCAACTTAATGTTTCTCCGGGTGACAATCTCTATTGCTAA